A single genomic interval of Mucilaginibacter boryungensis harbors:
- a CDS encoding sugar transferase yields the protein MTYITTDWNESAGLRVKLAYAGTELRDLIFAELPAHYQIFASPDIPQLDEYLAEQSILSMPDIIVAEVDEAGETLKFVERIKKNNLFKQMLIVLVSKEQNLEVRQQAIKLKVNDLYAMPINLAHLRERLNFLVNFKLIKPTLSELSKKVDTTYTLPPGKRFMDIFFSGMALLLLSPIFIFVAIAIKLGSKGPIIYKSKRVGTGYKVFDFYKFRSMRSDADQLLAKLSVENNQYAAETTEGKSASFVKIKNDPRITRLGAFLRSTSIDELPQFFNILKGDMSIVGNRPLPVYEAEMLTSNEWAMRFLGPAGLTGLWQVTKRGKDDMSERERKKLDNFYAQNYSLLLDLKIILSTIPALFQKEKV from the coding sequence ATGACATACATAACAACTGATTGGAACGAAAGTGCGGGGTTAAGGGTTAAACTGGCTTACGCCGGAACCGAACTTAGGGATTTGATATTTGCCGAATTGCCAGCACATTACCAGATATTTGCCAGTCCGGATATTCCCCAGTTAGATGAATACCTGGCAGAGCAATCTATTTTAAGCATGCCCGATATTATTGTGGCCGAGGTTGATGAAGCAGGCGAAACTTTGAAGTTTGTTGAAAGGATAAAGAAAAACAACCTGTTTAAGCAAATGCTTATTGTGCTTGTTTCAAAAGAACAAAATTTAGAAGTGCGCCAGCAAGCTATAAAGCTTAAGGTAAACGATTTGTATGCCATGCCTATTAACCTGGCACACCTGCGCGAACGCCTTAACTTCCTGGTGAACTTTAAGCTGATAAAGCCAACCTTATCCGAACTTTCCAAAAAAGTTGATACAACCTATACACTGCCACCTGGCAAGCGCTTTATGGACATCTTCTTTTCGGGAATGGCGCTATTGCTTTTATCGCCCATTTTTATTTTTGTAGCTATTGCTATTAAGCTAGGTTCAAAAGGGCCAATTATTTATAAAAGCAAGCGTGTAGGCACCGGCTATAAGGTATTCGATTTTTACAAGTTCCGGTCGATGCGCAGTGATGCCGACCAGTTGCTGGCCAAACTTTCGGTAGAGAATAACCAGTATGCTGCCGAAACAACCGAAGGCAAATCAGCCTCTTTTGTAAAGATCAAAAACGACCCGCGGATTACCCGGCTTGGTGCATTTTTACGTAGTACAAGTATTGACGAGCTGCCGCAATTTTTCAACATCCTGAAAGGGGATATGAGTATTGTAGGTAACAGGCCTTTACCTGTATATGAAGCCGAGATGCTAACATCAAACGAATGGGCCATGCGCTTTTTAGGCCCGGCTGGCTTAACCGGCCTATGGCAGGTAACTAAACGCGGCAAGGATGATATGAGCGAGCGCGAGCGTAAAAAATTGGATAATTTTTATGCGCAAAACTATTCTTTATTACTCGACCTTAAAATTATTTTAAGCACTATACCGGCATTGTTTCAAAAAGAAAAAGTATAA
- a CDS encoding response regulator codes for MKKVLLIVDDDLSILKLLNFILSKDYDIVVKTNGFDALDWLEQGNMPELIISDLAMPTFDGQAFVKNVKISGFYKDIPVVLLSAAHDLDDQVTTMPFKVDAYLHKPFNPTILKSEISKILQEHDIHNN; via the coding sequence ATGAAAAAAGTTTTACTGATTGTTGATGATGACTTAAGTATACTAAAATTGCTTAATTTTATATTATCTAAGGATTACGACATTGTGGTGAAAACCAACGGTTTTGATGCACTTGATTGGCTGGAACAGGGTAATATGCCCGAACTAATTATATCTGACCTGGCAATGCCTACTTTTGATGGGCAGGCTTTTGTTAAAAATGTTAAAATAAGCGGTTTTTATAAGGATATCCCCGTTGTGCTGCTTTCGGCGGCGCACGATCTGGACGATCAGGTTACAACTATGCCATTTAAAGTTGACGCTTACCTGCATAAGCCATTTAATCCAACTATATTAAAATCCGAGATCAGTAAAATTCTGCAAGAGCATGACATACATAACAACTGA
- a CDS encoding glycosyltransferase family protein gives MKILYAIQGTGNGHLSRSMDIVPLLKEYGDVDVLVSGMQGDLSVPFPVKYKLNGLGFIFGKTGGVDLWKSLYKAKLRLFIKEINKLPVEDYDLVINDFEPVSAWACHLKNRFCIGLSHQAAVIAKNAPKPPDVDLMGNFILNHYAPTNVQYGFHFAQFDKNIFTPVIRKQVREQEITNAGHYTVYLPAYDDKRLVKRLSEIKHVTWDVFSKHNKKVSRHKNVHIQPINNQKFIKSMASSAGVLCGAGFETPAEALFMGKKLIVIPMKNQYEQHLNAAALKVMGVPQMKSLKEKHHHILVNWLENGKPVDVHYPDKTKEIIKMVVDKHVDQ, from the coding sequence ATGAAAATTTTATACGCCATACAAGGGACCGGTAATGGTCATTTAAGCCGCTCGATGGACATAGTGCCTTTACTGAAAGAATACGGCGATGTTGATGTATTGGTTAGCGGTATGCAGGGCGACCTTTCTGTGCCTTTCCCGGTTAAATATAAATTAAATGGACTGGGGTTTATATTCGGTAAAACAGGCGGGGTTGATCTATGGAAAAGTTTGTACAAGGCTAAACTGCGTTTATTTATTAAAGAGATAAACAAGCTGCCGGTTGAAGATTATGATTTGGTAATTAATGATTTTGAACCGGTATCTGCCTGGGCCTGCCATCTTAAAAATAGGTTTTGTATCGGGTTAAGTCACCAGGCTGCAGTGATAGCAAAAAACGCCCCCAAACCACCGGATGTGGATTTAATGGGGAATTTTATTCTCAATCATTACGCCCCAACCAACGTACAATACGGTTTTCACTTTGCCCAGTTTGATAAAAATATTTTTACACCGGTTATCCGCAAACAGGTGCGCGAGCAGGAAATAACCAATGCCGGCCACTATACAGTTTACCTGCCCGCTTATGATGATAAGCGGTTAGTGAAGCGTTTGTCGGAAATTAAACATGTTACCTGGGATGTGTTCTCTAAGCACAATAAAAAGGTTTCCAGGCATAAAAACGTGCATATACAACCCATTAATAACCAAAAATTTATTAAAAGTATGGCCAGTTCGGCTGGGGTATTATGCGGTGCGGGCTTTGAAACACCTGCGGAGGCTTTGTTTATGGGGAAAAAATTAATAGTTATCCCTATGAAAAACCAGTACGAGCAACACCTGAATGCTGCTGCACTGAAAGTAATGGGGGTACCACAGATGAAGAGCCTGAAAGAAAAACATCACCACATATTAGTAAACTGGCTCGAAAATGGTAAGCCTGTTGATGTACATTATCCCGATAAAACAAAAGAGATCATTAAAATGGTCGTTGACAAACATGTTGATCAATAA